In the Paenibacillus pabuli genome, one interval contains:
- a CDS encoding response regulator transcription factor produces MSVSKTILVVDDDPDIVELLRDFLENDHFQVKTACDTAQAWDIFKENSVDCIVLDIMMPGQNGFEFCRRIRGESNVPILFLSARSDDVDKIRGLTLGGDDYIVKTASPGEIVARVKAVLRRFASPQQMDNRVLDYGRIKLNLSTREVLVDGNNIVLTPREYELLRLFAEHPRHVFSYEQLLAKFWDGVGDRHTIRVHLSRLREKIEADPNKPLFLVNVWGVGYRFEGG; encoded by the coding sequence ATGAGCGTATCAAAGACGATTCTGGTTGTAGACGATGACCCAGATATTGTTGAGCTATTAAGGGATTTTCTAGAGAATGACCACTTTCAAGTGAAAACCGCTTGCGACACCGCTCAAGCGTGGGACATATTTAAGGAAAACTCTGTTGATTGCATTGTTCTTGACATTATGATGCCGGGACAAAATGGATTTGAGTTTTGTCGCCGGATTCGCGGGGAGAGCAATGTACCAATCCTGTTCTTGAGTGCTCGCAGCGATGATGTGGATAAGATTCGAGGCCTTACTCTCGGAGGCGATGATTACATCGTCAAAACCGCTTCGCCGGGTGAAATTGTTGCCAGAGTAAAAGCCGTATTGCGACGTTTCGCTTCCCCACAACAAATGGATAACAGGGTTTTGGATTACGGCCGCATCAAATTAAACCTGTCCACAAGAGAAGTACTAGTGGATGGGAATAACATCGTGCTCACCCCCAGGGAGTATGAGTTACTGCGATTATTTGCTGAACATCCGAGACATGTTTTCTCCTATGAACAATTACTAGCGAAATTTTGGGATGGGGTGGGCGACAGGCATACAATTCGGGTCCATCTTAGTCGGCTTCGCGAGAAAATCGAAGCTGATCCGAATAAACCGCTATTCCTGGTCAACGTATGGGGAGTAGGGTATCGCTTTGAGGGAGGGTAA
- a CDS encoding sensor histidine kinase, with amino-acid sequence MRSLRIRTFTMLCFFFILLLPWIFYVTAHFLETKTLSFEQGRLHNETRQRNISEMTQRIESDTDQWSDPVWQNQLYSALREAKMDVLIQSAEDQEIYRSNPDRRGTNLSTERFSVIEDGQLLGRVVLYLPQSNQFQVMSAFVGLLLAIFVVGMEMRRFVLKPLEKMGIAARQIATGDWEVRLPMSRVTEIAEVRDGFDVMVKGIEQSYRKQAELEEERRFIIAAVAHDLRTPLFALRGYLDGLEKGIAQSPEKMAQYVAVCKDKSAQLDRLVEDLFTFTKMEYMESELNTKTVNLNRVIRNSLDSLSPLARQREISISFHVTEGCNIHGDMHLLERAMNNLLDNAVRHSSAGGDIEVQCNKVGDKVKFTIRDTGPGFTAEELEHVFEPLYRGETSRSRSTGGSGLGLTISQRIVRQHGGELAASNHPEGGALLEGWLPAATIEQMDSDDL; translated from the coding sequence ATGAGGTCACTCCGCATTCGTACGTTTACTATGCTTTGCTTCTTCTTTATCCTCTTATTGCCGTGGATCTTCTATGTTACTGCGCACTTTTTGGAAACCAAGACACTCAGCTTCGAGCAAGGTCGGCTGCATAACGAGACCCGGCAACGAAATATATCGGAAATGACTCAGCGAATTGAATCGGACACAGACCAATGGTCAGATCCAGTCTGGCAAAACCAATTGTATTCCGCGCTGCGTGAAGCAAAGATGGATGTTCTCATTCAATCCGCAGAAGATCAGGAAATTTATCGTTCCAATCCTGACAGACGCGGCACTAATTTATCAACTGAGCGGTTCTCCGTCATCGAGGACGGCCAGTTGCTGGGAAGGGTTGTTCTGTACTTACCTCAATCCAACCAATTTCAAGTGATGTCGGCTTTTGTCGGGCTACTGCTTGCGATTTTTGTTGTCGGAATGGAAATGAGACGATTCGTTCTAAAACCACTCGAGAAGATGGGTATCGCAGCAAGACAAATTGCAACAGGAGATTGGGAAGTTCGGTTACCCATGTCGAGGGTCACTGAAATCGCTGAAGTCCGCGACGGATTCGATGTTATGGTCAAGGGAATTGAGCAGTCCTATCGAAAACAGGCTGAACTGGAAGAGGAGCGCCGATTCATCATCGCGGCTGTTGCGCATGATTTACGGACACCGTTGTTCGCTTTGCGGGGCTACTTGGATGGTCTGGAGAAAGGGATCGCTCAATCTCCGGAGAAAATGGCCCAATATGTGGCGGTTTGCAAGGATAAATCGGCACAATTGGATCGTTTGGTAGAGGATCTTTTCACTTTTACAAAAATGGAGTATATGGAGTCTGAACTGAACACGAAAACGGTTAATTTGAACCGAGTGATCCGGAATTCGTTAGACAGTCTGAGTCCGCTGGCTCGGCAAAGAGAAATATCGATCTCATTCCATGTAACAGAAGGCTGCAACATTCACGGAGATATGCATTTATTAGAGCGAGCCATGAATAATCTTCTGGATAATGCCGTAAGACACTCATCTGCAGGTGGTGACATCGAAGTCCAGTGTAACAAAGTTGGTGATAAGGTTAAGTTTACGATACGCGATACCGGGCCGGGCTTCACTGCCGAAGAACTTGAGCATGTATTTGAACCCCTATATCGAGGGGAAACATCCAGAAGTCGTTCAACCGGTGGCAGCGGATTAGGCTTAACCATTTCACAAAGAATTGTTAGGCAGCACGGAGGCGAACTTGCCGCAAGCAATCATCCGGAAGGAGGAGCACTGCTTGAAGGATGGTTACCTGCAGCAACCATAGAGCAGATGGATTCGGATGATCTATAG
- a CDS encoding bifunctional helix-turn-helix transcriptional regulator/GNAT family N-acetyltransferase yields MPQPNLSLVSGIRKFNRFYLNYQSFFNQHVYDDSLSLPEIRMLYEINKINACTARVLQEELKLDKGYVSRVLKSFENKNIIYKEKCKNDSRVFFLHLTSEGKDVYQSLENKANQQLAKLLEDISLRDQQKLLDSMVTIENILTKQQNEDESVVTIRDQYTDDDKKIMIEKQREFYTENCGFDEKFIAYLRSTFEAEIEKIWIAEVDGVFAGCIGLVKKDDKTALLRWFFIDTSVRGKGVGTKLIQTLINYCQNTQYEKLSLETVSQLKTARRLYSKFGFELTEANEQLMWGQDLVDEHWELKLQSCRGTRT; encoded by the coding sequence ATGCCACAACCTAATCTTTCTTTAGTCAGTGGAATCAGAAAATTCAATCGTTTTTATCTTAACTACCAATCTTTCTTTAATCAACATGTGTATGATGACTCTTTATCTTTACCAGAGATTAGAATGTTATATGAAATAAATAAAATAAATGCTTGTACAGCGAGAGTATTACAAGAAGAATTAAAATTAGATAAGGGATATGTCAGTAGAGTATTAAAAAGTTTTGAAAATAAAAATATTATCTATAAGGAAAAATGCAAAAATGATAGTCGTGTTTTCTTCCTTCATTTGACTTCAGAAGGAAAAGATGTTTATCAGAGTCTAGAAAATAAAGCTAATCAACAATTAGCGAAGCTTTTGGAAGATATAAGTTTGAGAGATCAACAAAAACTTTTGGATTCAATGGTGACAATTGAAAATATATTAACCAAACAACAAAATGAAGATGAATCGGTTGTTACTATACGAGATCAATATACAGACGATGATAAGAAAATAATGATTGAGAAACAAAGAGAATTCTATACAGAAAACTGTGGATTTGATGAAAAATTTATAGCTTATCTCCGAAGTACTTTTGAAGCAGAAATCGAAAAGATATGGATTGCAGAAGTAGATGGGGTATTTGCTGGATGCATAGGTTTAGTCAAAAAAGATGATAAAACAGCTCTATTAAGATGGTTCTTTATTGATACGTCTGTTCGTGGAAAAGGTGTAGGAACGAAATTAATACAAACATTAATTAATTATTGCCAAAACACGCAATATGAAAAATTATCTTTAGAAACGGTAAGTCAACTGAAAACAGCTCGAAGATTATATAGTAAATTCGGATTTGAGCTAACTGAAGCAAATGAGCAATTGATGTGGGGGCAAGACCTTGTGGATGAACATTGGGAACTAAAGTTACAAAGTTGTCGAGGGACAAGAACATAG
- a CDS encoding ArsR/SmtB family transcription factor: protein MNTPAFDINNLKQFDEPANLLKALSHPIRLCIVRGLMRKKKCNVSYMQECLDLPQSTVSQHLQKLRSAGIVATERNGLEVNYVLADQRVEQIITTLFGKENCES, encoded by the coding sequence TTGAACACACCCGCTTTTGATATCAATAATCTAAAACAGTTCGACGAACCCGCTAATCTGCTGAAAGCTTTATCTCACCCGATTCGTTTATGTATTGTCCGTGGATTGATGCGAAAAAAGAAATGTAATGTTTCATATATGCAGGAATGTCTTGATCTACCGCAATCAACCGTATCTCAGCACTTGCAGAAGCTTCGCAGTGCCGGTATTGTCGCTACAGAGCGGAATGGTCTTGAAGTGAATTATGTGCTTGCAGATCAACGGGTTGAACAGATTATAACTACTTTGTTTGGAAAGGAAAACTGTGAATCATGA